In Streptomyces sclerotialus, one genomic interval encodes:
- a CDS encoding MarR family winged helix-turn-helix transcriptional regulator, whose protein sequence is MARKTAAQDAVAGIIEDWRRERPELDTSPLEVLARLHRTFLRYSAKLTASVESHGLSVAGFDVLTALRRAGKPYRRTAGQLADSGLISSAGVTLRIDRLEKDGLIVRERDPEDRRVVRSRLTEEGLARIDALFAEHLENERRMLSGLSPAECRQLARLLSKLERSITESGAAEPESSSEA, encoded by the coding sequence ATGGCGAGGAAGACGGCGGCGCAGGACGCGGTTGCCGGCATCATCGAGGACTGGCGGCGGGAGCGTCCGGAGCTGGACACCTCTCCGCTGGAGGTGCTGGCGCGGCTGCACCGTACGTTCCTGCGGTACAGCGCGAAGCTGACGGCTTCGGTGGAGTCGCACGGTCTGTCGGTGGCCGGTTTCGACGTGCTCACGGCGCTGCGCAGGGCGGGGAAGCCGTACCGGCGCACGGCGGGTCAGCTGGCCGATTCGGGGCTGATCTCGTCGGCGGGCGTGACGTTGCGGATCGACCGGCTGGAGAAGGACGGGCTGATCGTCCGGGAGCGGGACCCGGAGGACCGGCGGGTGGTGCGGTCGCGGCTGACGGAAGAGGGACTGGCCAGGATCGACGCGTTGTTCGCCGAGCACCTGGAGAACGAGCGGCGGATGCTGTCCGGCCTCTCCCCCGCCGAGTGCCGTCAGCTGGCGCGGCTGCTGTCGAAGCTGGAGCGGTCCATCACGGAGTCGGGTGCGGCGGAGCCGGAGTCGTCCTCCGAGGCGTGA
- a CDS encoding MFS transporter, whose product MTPPAAPPTAPVSPRRWAGVLSLLAVVLISYIDRVNVSVLITDRAFTDHFGMTGDRVLQGALMTVFLIGYGLAAFFLTPLYEAALGARRGLLVSVGLWAVLTLLSPYALGALMFVAVRFLLGASEGPLFSLKTMYVKEHFAPHEVGRPNAVSSMGVSLGTAVGLPLITYLVHRYDWHTSFVLLALLNAAVGLPLIALFIRGRHRAGEGRTGQAHAPTGARRGVAATLREALRTPRLGCILLIEIATLAYLWGSSSWLPAYLLQERHFSLGQMGAVSALPFLTSLASGFLGGHLIDKLSARRLPLLFVAGALGTGSCVLLVITADAAWLAATGLVLAGGFWGLQGPAIPTLVQRHAPAGTVGSAYGVVNGVGNLVSAFMPTAMGAAIALGGGHSFGPGYALLIGAQAVTLLCGAWLLLRPGPLTTDDPVTPRRTTPAPPHPTP is encoded by the coding sequence GTGACGCCGCCCGCCGCACCGCCCACCGCCCCGGTCTCCCCGCGGCGGTGGGCAGGCGTCCTCAGCCTCCTCGCCGTCGTCCTGATCTCCTACATCGACCGGGTCAACGTCTCCGTACTGATCACCGACCGGGCCTTCACCGACCACTTCGGCATGACCGGCGACCGCGTCCTCCAGGGCGCCCTGATGACCGTCTTCCTCATCGGGTACGGACTCGCCGCCTTCTTCCTCACGCCGCTGTACGAAGCCGCCCTCGGGGCACGGCGCGGCCTCCTGGTGAGCGTCGGCCTGTGGGCCGTGCTCACCCTGCTCTCCCCGTACGCGCTCGGCGCCCTCATGTTCGTCGCCGTACGCTTCCTCCTGGGCGCGTCCGAAGGGCCGCTGTTCTCGCTCAAGACGATGTACGTCAAGGAGCACTTCGCGCCCCACGAGGTGGGCCGGCCCAACGCGGTCAGCTCCATGGGCGTCTCCCTGGGCACCGCCGTGGGACTGCCGCTGATCACCTACCTCGTCCACCGCTACGACTGGCACACGTCCTTCGTGCTGCTGGCACTGCTCAATGCGGCGGTCGGGCTCCCGCTCATCGCGCTGTTCATACGGGGACGGCATCGCGCGGGGGAGGGACGGACCGGGCAGGCGCACGCTCCTACCGGAGCGCGCCGCGGCGTCGCGGCCACCCTCCGGGAAGCCCTGCGTACCCCGCGCCTCGGCTGCATCCTCCTCATCGAGATCGCCACCCTCGCCTACCTGTGGGGAAGCAGCTCCTGGCTGCCGGCGTACCTCCTCCAGGAACGCCATTTCTCCCTCGGACAGATGGGCGCCGTCTCCGCGCTGCCCTTCCTGACGAGCCTGGCCTCCGGCTTCCTCGGCGGCCACCTCATCGACAAGCTGTCCGCCCGCAGACTGCCCCTGCTGTTCGTCGCCGGCGCGCTCGGCACCGGAAGCTGCGTCCTGCTCGTCATCACCGCGGACGCCGCCTGGCTCGCCGCCACCGGACTCGTCCTGGCAGGCGGCTTCTGGGGCCTGCAAGGCCCGGCCATCCCCACCCTCGTGCAGCGCCATGCACCGGCCGGCACGGTCGGCAGCGCCTACGGAGTGGTCAACGGCGTCGGCAACCTCGTCTCCGCCTTCATGCCCACCGCCATGGGAGCCGCCATCGCCCTCGGCGGCGGCCACAGCTTCGGCCCCGGGTACGCGCTGCTGATCGGCGCTCAGGCCGTCACACTGCTCTGCGGAGCGTGGCTCCTGCTCCGGCCGGGCCCGCTCACCACCGACGATCCGGTCACGCCTCGGAGGACGACTCCGGCTCCGCCGCACCCGACTCCGTGA
- a CDS encoding Rieske 2Fe-2S domain-containing protein, with protein sequence MTLTHPTTGHTATADHIYATGLRNQWHPVVPSHFVAPGGMRKVTALGEDWLLFRRGDSTLHMLADRCPHRGARLSLGKHLGDRVACWYHGVEVEGDGTVSSVPGLPGCNLEGKKLVTSLPVREIGGAILAYFGDEQHPEPCELTLPEPLTDPGTEAILCYAEWNVPWRFGMENLLDPMHGQFLHHESHTMFDGDTTAKFRIRETDRGYFFEKTDQRGVNFDWVELCRTGVDWVDLSIPYPPSAGPGGPFGIVGMICPVDAHRSGVFFWRYRNVEGWQRDTWRFLYRTLIEKRHWEVLEQDRVMLEAMPHDADQAENLYQHDLGVVRLRRLYRAAAEQQAAALASPEPAAATAPAGV encoded by the coding sequence CACCACCGGACACACCGCCACCGCGGACCACATCTACGCCACCGGGCTGCGCAACCAGTGGCACCCCGTGGTGCCCTCCCACTTCGTCGCCCCCGGAGGCATGCGCAAGGTCACCGCCCTGGGCGAGGACTGGCTCCTCTTCCGCCGCGGCGACAGCACCCTCCACATGCTCGCCGACCGCTGCCCCCACCGGGGCGCCCGGCTCTCCCTCGGCAAGCACCTCGGGGACCGCGTGGCCTGCTGGTACCACGGCGTGGAGGTCGAGGGCGACGGCACCGTCTCCTCCGTGCCCGGCCTGCCCGGCTGCAACCTGGAGGGCAAGAAGCTCGTCACCAGCCTCCCCGTACGCGAGATCGGCGGCGCGATCCTCGCCTACTTCGGCGACGAGCAGCACCCGGAGCCGTGCGAACTCACCCTCCCCGAACCGCTCACCGACCCCGGCACCGAGGCCATCCTCTGCTACGCGGAGTGGAACGTGCCCTGGCGGTTCGGCATGGAGAACCTCCTCGACCCGATGCACGGACAGTTCCTGCACCACGAGTCGCACACGATGTTCGACGGTGACACCACCGCGAAGTTCCGCATCCGGGAGACCGACCGCGGTTACTTCTTCGAGAAGACCGACCAGCGCGGCGTCAACTTCGACTGGGTGGAGCTGTGCCGCACCGGAGTCGACTGGGTCGACCTGTCCATCCCGTACCCGCCGTCCGCGGGCCCCGGCGGCCCCTTCGGGATCGTCGGCATGATCTGCCCCGTGGACGCGCACCGCAGCGGCGTCTTCTTCTGGCGCTACCGCAACGTCGAAGGATGGCAGCGCGACACCTGGCGCTTCCTGTACCGCACCCTCATCGAGAAGCGGCACTGGGAAGTCCTCGAACAGGACCGCGTCATGCTGGAGGCCATGCCGCACGACGCGGACCAGGCCGAGAACCTCTACCAGCACGACCTCGGTGTCGTACGGCTGCGCCGCCTCTACCGGGCCGCGGCCGAGCAGCAGGCCGCCGCGCTCGCCTCCCCGGAGCCGGCCGCCGCGACCGCCCCCGCCGGCGTCTGA